A section of the Oryza sativa Japonica Group chromosome 1, ASM3414082v1 genome encodes:
- the LOC4324328 gene encoding peptidyl-prolyl cis-trans isomerase FKBP15-2 isoform X2: protein MGKRQQQRRLVRFAVAAAVVVAAALILTASAKKSGDVTELQIGVKGSLTDGSVFDSSYDRGDPFEFTLGNGQVIKGWDQGLLGMCVGEKRKLKIPAKMGYGERGSPPKIPGGATLIFDTELIAVNGKTTGGASNSEL from the exons ATGGGGAAGCgtcagcagcagcggcggctcgtccgcttcgccgtcgccgccgccgtcgttgtcgcGGCGGCCCTCATCCTGACCG CTTCGGCCAAGAAGTCCGGAGATGTCACGGAGCTTCAGATCGGTGTGAAG GGGTCACTCACTGATGGATCAGTGTTTGATTCTAGCTATGACAGAGGTGACCCCTTTGAATTTACTCTTGGAAACGGCCAAGTGATAAAAG GTTGGGACCAAGGGTTACTAGGTATGTGTGTCGGTGAAAAGAGGAAGCTAAAGATACCTGCAAAGATGGGTTATGGGGAGAGAGGCTCCCCACCGAAGATTCCAG GTGGAGCAACACTAATCTTTGACACGGAGCTTATCGCCGTCAATGGAAAGACAACCGGTGGTGCTAGCAATAGTGAGCTCTAA
- the LOC4324328 gene encoding peptidyl-prolyl cis-trans isomerase FKBP15-1 isoform X1: protein MGKRQQQRRLVRFAVAAAVVVAAALILTASAKKSGDVTELQIGVKYKPESCTLQAHKGDKIKVHYRGSLTDGSVFDSSYDRGDPFEFTLGNGQVIKGWDQGLLGMCVGEKRKLKIPAKMGYGERGSPPKIPGGATLIFDTELIAVNGKTTGGASNSEL from the exons ATGGGGAAGCgtcagcagcagcggcggctcgtccgcttcgccgtcgccgccgccgtcgttgtcgcGGCGGCCCTCATCCTGACCG CTTCGGCCAAGAAGTCCGGAGATGTCACGGAGCTTCAGATCGGTGTGAAG TACAAGCCAGAGTCATGCACCCTGCAAGCTCACAAAGGAGACAAAATCAAAGTGCATTATCGT GGGTCACTCACTGATGGATCAGTGTTTGATTCTAGCTATGACAGAGGTGACCCCTTTGAATTTACTCTTGGAAACGGCCAAGTGATAAAAG GTTGGGACCAAGGGTTACTAGGTATGTGTGTCGGTGAAAAGAGGAAGCTAAAGATACCTGCAAAGATGGGTTATGGGGAGAGAGGCTCCCCACCGAAGATTCCAG GTGGAGCAACACTAATCTTTGACACGGAGCTTATCGCCGTCAATGGAAAGACAACCGGTGGTGCTAGCAATAGTGAGCTCTAA
- the LOC9266868 gene encoding uncharacterized protein: MSSWNSPYYDTSSYGAGSGGGGGGGRRSSSPPRGAGDKKETKTKDYQSYTSNNNNNGSDDDKDKNKHKITSSHKHKDDEKDRNNHSKDSHGGGNSSNYNKDSYGGNSGNPNNYYGSSTGVVAGSGSYYGGGGGYGGGNTSYGGSLSYGKDGGYGGSNSPYGGGSSIIISGAAPIPHNNFGGGGTGWPVPPPPQDGGSGAAPVFIRAEEVKVIYHHTPPGHGSSSSSYSPSPKYESEGDRRRSGGAGSGSGSNSGGGGGGFFGPAFHAVGGYIDRKFGLDKD, from the coding sequence ATGTCGTCGTGGAACAGCCCGTACTACGACACCTCTTCCTACGGCGCCGGatcaggaggcggcggcggcggcggcaggcggtcgtcgtcgccgccgcgcggcgccggcgacaagaAGGAGACCAAGACGAAGGATTACCAGAGCTAcacaagcaacaacaacaacaatggcagcgacgacgacaaaGACAAGAACAAGCACAAGATCACCAGCAGCCACAAGCACAAGGACGACGAGAAAGACCGGAACAACCACAGCAAGGACAGCCATGGCGGCGGCAACAGCAGCAATTACAACAAGGACAGCTATGGCGGTAACAGCGGCAACCCCAACAATTACTACGGCAGCAGCACGGGAGTCGTTGCAGGTTCAGGCTCctactacggcggcggcggcggctatggCGGCGGCAACACTTCCTACGGCGGATCATTGTCCTACGGTAAAGACGGCGGCTACGGCGGCAGCAACTCTCcctacggcggcggcagcagcatcaTCATAAGCGGAGCCGCACCTATTCCCCACAAcaacttcggcggcggcggaaccggCTGGccggttccgccgccgccgcaggacgGCGGGTccggggcggcgccggtgtTCATCCGCGCGGAGGAGGTGAAGGTCATCTACCACCACACGCCGCCCGGCCACggctcatcgtcgtcgtcgtactcgccgtcgccgaagtaCGAGAGCGAGGGCgacaggaggaggagcggcggcgctggaTCCGGATCAGGaagcaacagcggcggcggcggcggcgggttcttCGGCCCAGCGTTCCACGCCGTCGGCGGCTACATCGACCGTAAGTTCGGGCTGGACAAAGACTGA
- the LOC4324329 gene encoding glycine-rich cell wall structural protein 2-like encodes MSWWKKSSGKSSSSSSQYYAGSDSSSFAGGGGDDRYGRAGSGNGRSPWTTSEEYPRYTSDDDNRSGSGSDDDDDHGDRNRRRGKKSNKKKSSSSSSSYKYDDDGGERDRSYSNYGGYGNNEGYSSSAPSGYNPYNNGGGYGGPSYGNGGGYGGSTYGNGGGYGGSSYGNGGAIVAGGGGGSAPASYGYGSNSGWGAPAPPRQEGGSGSAPTYLNVIYMTQPGSSSSQNENSGERRDNGGGGGGRNGLFGPTFQAVGGYMDRRFGFD; translated from the coding sequence ATGTCCTGGTGGAAGAAATCCAGCggcaaaagcagcagcagcagcagccagtaCTACGCTGGCTCTGACAGCTCGTCgttcgccggaggaggaggagacgaccgGTACGGACGAGCCGGCAGCGGCAACGGCCGCTCGCCGTGGACGACGTCCGAGGAGTACCCGAGGTACACCAGCGACGACGACAaccgcagcggcagcggcagcgacgacgacgacgaccacggcgaccGGAACAGGCGCAGGGGAAAGAAgagcaacaagaagaagagcagcagcagcagcagcagctacaagtacgacgacgacggcggcgagagagACCGGAGCTACAGCAACTACGGCGGCTACGGCAACAACGAGGGCTACAGCAGCAGCGCCCCCAGCGGCTACAACCCCTacaacaacggcggcggctacggcggccCTTCctacggcaacggcggcggctacggcggctCTACctacggcaacggcggcggctacggcggctCTTCCTATGGTAACGGCGGCGCCATCgtagccggaggcggcggcggcagcgcccctGCCTCCTATGGCTATGGCTCTAATTCCGGCTGGggtgcgccggcgccgccgcggcaggaGGGTGGCTCAGGGTCGGCGCCGACGTACCTCAACGTCATCTACATGACGCAGCcagggtcgtcgtcgtcgcagaaCGAGAACTCCGGCGAGAGGAgagacaacggcggcggcggaggaggacgaaaCGGGCTCTTCGGTCCGACGTTCCAAGCCGTCGGCGGCTATATGGACCGTAGGTTCGGATTCGACTGA
- the LOC4324330 gene encoding glycine-rich cell wall structural protein 1.0 gives MWNSSGRSFSGSSYSNSSTDTYGSGGRQQQQQQQQYEAAAAGDKTSAKRQPPPPSRLKKTSGRNDDAATAAVVGYAASGGGYGGSTKANAGANYGGGGGYGYNGGYNAGSVTLYGAGVGTPYYGGGGGGGYTGGGSVPYGGGGGVPAGYWTPQNGARSPLYINTREVHVYGGPHGPYDGGDGYGGGGGSGERRRSGGFFRPAFEAVGHFFDRRFGFHSSD, from the coding sequence ATGTGGAACAGCAGCGGTAGATCCTTCAGCGGCAGCAGCTACTCCAATTCCTCCACTGACACCTACGGATCAGGAggacggcagcagcagcagcagcagcagcagtatgaagcggccgccgccggcgacaagaCGTCGGCGaagcgccagccgccgccgccgtcgcgcctgAAGAAGACCAGCGGCAGGaacgacgacgccgccaccgccgccgtcgtcggctacGCAGCATccggcggcggctacggcggcaGCACCAAGGCCAACGCCGGCGCTAActacggtggtggtggtggttacGGTTACAACGGCGGCTACAacgccggcagcgtcaccctctacggcgccggcgtcggTACTCCGTActacggcggtggcggcggcggaggttaCACCGGTGGTGGATCCGTgccgtacggcggcggcggcggcgtgccggccGGGTACTGGACTCCCCAGAACGGCGCGAGGTCGCCGCTGTACATCAACACTCGCGAGGTCCACGTGTACGGGGGGCCGCATGGGCcgtacgacggcggcgacggctacggcggcggcggcggcagcggcgagaggcggcgcagcggcgggttCTTCCGCCCGGCGTTCGAGGCCGTCGGCCATTTCTTCGACAGAAGGTTCGGCTTCCACAGCAgcgactaa
- the LOC4324331 gene encoding AP-4 complex subunit epsilon translates to MEQLRTIGRELAMGSQGGWGQSKEFLDLVKSIGEARSKAEEDRIISRELDHLKRRLADPDVPRRKMKELLLRLVYAEMLGHDASFGHIHAVKMTHDESLPLKRTGYLAVSLFLDERHDLVILVVNTIQKDLRSDNYLVVCAALTAACRLIGEEAIPAVLPQVVELLAHPKEAVRKKAVMALHRFYQRSPSSVSHLVSNFRKRLCDNDPGVMGATLCPLYDLILEDPNSYKDLVVSFVNILKQVAERRLPTSYDYHQMPAPFIQIKLLKILAVLGSGDKQASGNMYMVLGDIFRKGDTASNIGNAILYECICCISSIFPNAKMLDAAAETTSKFLKSDSHNLKYMGIDALGRLIKINPDIAEEHQLAVIDCLEDPDDTLKRKTFELLYKMTKSTNVEVIVDRMIEYMINITDHHYKTEIASRCVELAEQFAPSNQWFIQTMNKVFEHAGDLVNIRVAHNLMRLIAEGFGEEDEGADSQLRSSAVDSYLRIVGEPKLPSSFLQIICWVLGEYGTADGKYSASYIIGKLYDVAEAHPTDDTVRAYAISAILKIFAFEIALGRKIDMLPECQSLIDELSASHSTDLQQRAYELQALLGLDKQAVENVMPADASCEDIEIDRNLSFLNGYVQQAIENGAAPYIPESERSGVVSVGNYKAQDQQETSAHALRFEAYELPPAASQASISPTTDLVPVPEPSYYKEDHQMSRSQPSGDSLSGEFGLKLRLDGVQKKWGRPAYSSSSTPSSSTSSQQATNGGVSSEVGGSTSSQARESTYGSKRQQATEVSAEKQRLAASLFGKADRKTQAGRKTAKESSSTEKVATANATPQPAKEQVIPSAPPPDLLDLGEPVSSSPPLADPFTQLEGLLGPASASPVVSETPASSTSKTPDLMSIFSDDVQTGVTSGSTEPSLGVNVVAAKKGPSLQDALQKDAAARQVGVTPTGNNPILFKDLLG, encoded by the exons ATGGAGCAGCTGCGGACGATCGGGCGGGAGCTGGCGATGGGGTCGCAGGGAGGGTGGGGGCAGTCGAAGGAGTTCCTCGACCTTGTCAAGTCCATCGGCGAGGCGCGGTCCAAGGCGGAGGAGGACCGGATCATCTCGCGGGAGCTGGATCACCTCAAGCGCCGCCTCGCCGACCCCGACGTGCCCCGCCGGAAGATGAaggagctcctcctccgcctcgtctACGCCGAGATGCTCGGCCACGACGCCTCCTTCGGCCACATCCACGCCGTCAAGATGACCCACGACGAGTCCCTCCCGCTCAAGCGCACGGGCTACCTCGCCGTCTCCCTCTTCCTCGACGAGCGCCACGACCTCGTCATCCTCGTCGTCAACACCATACAGAAGGACCTCAGGTCCGACAACTACCTCGTCGTCTGCGCCGCGCtcaccgccgcctgccgcctcaTCGGGGAGGAGGCCATCCCGGCCGTGCTGCCCCAGGtcgtcgagctgctcgcgcATCCCAAGGAGGCCGTGCGGAAGAAGGCCGTCATGGCGCTCCACCGATTCTACCAGCGATCCCCCTCATCCGTCTCTCACCTTGTCTCCAACTTCCGCAAG AGGCTCTGTGATAATGATCCTGGGGTCATGGGTGCAACTTTATGCCCCCTCTATGACCTGATTTTGGAAGATCCAAATTCGTACAAGGATTTGGTTGTTAGTTTTGTTAACATCCTCAAACAAGTTGCAGAGAGGAGGCTTCCAACTTCCTATGATTACCACCAAATGCCTGCACCATTTATTCAG ATTAAACTATTGAAAATACTTGCGGTGCTGGGTAGCGGTGATAAGCAGGCAAGTGGAAATATGTACATGGTCTTGGGTGACATATTCAGGAAGGGTGACACTGCAAGCAACATTGGCAATGCAATATTGTATGAGTGCATATGCTGTATTTCATCCATATTCCCGAACGCTAAGATGCTTGATGCTGCAGCTGAAACAACATCAAAGTTTCTGAAG AGTGATAGCCATAATCTTAAGTACATGGGCATTGATGCTCTTGgccggttaattaaaataaatccaGATATCGCAGAAGAGCACCAGCTGGCTGTTATTGATTGCTTAGAG GATCCTGATGACACTTTGAAACGCAAGACCTTCGAGCTTCTTTACAAGATGACAAAATCAACAAATGTTGAAGTGATTGTTGATCGAATGATTGAGTATATGATTAACATCACTGATCACCATTACAAGACAGAAATTGCATCTCGTTGTGTTGAGCTAGCAGAACAATTTGCACCTAGCAATCAGTGGTTCATCCAG ACCATGAACAAAGTCTTTGAGCATGCTGGAGATCTTGTCAACATCCGAGTTGCACATAATTTAATGCGACTTATTGCTGAAGGCTTTGGAGAGGAGGATGAAGGTGCTGATAGCCAACTAAGATCGTCAGCT GTAGATTCCTATCTACGGATTGTTGGGGAGCCAAAGCTTCCTTCTTCGTTTCTGCAG ATAATATGCTGGGTTTTGGGAGAATATGGAACAGCAGATGGGAAATATTCAGCTTCATATATTATTGGGAAGCTGTATGATGTGGCAGAGGCCCACCCAACTGATGACACTGTCAGG GCTTATGCAATCTCCGCAATTTTGAAGATCTTTGCGTTTGAAATCGCTCTTGGAAGGAAGATCGATATGCTACCCGAG TGCCAATCGTTGATAGATGAATTGTCAGCTTCGCATTCAACAGACTTGCAGCAGCGTGCATATGAGCTACAGGCTTTGCTAGGTTTGGACAAACAGGCTGTTGAGAATGTAATGCCAGCCGATGCAAGCTGCGAAGATATTGAG ATCGACAGAAACCTCTCGTTTCTAAATGGTTATGTGCAGCAAGCCATTGAAAATGGTGCTGCACCCTACATTCCTGAGAGTGAACGCTCAGGAGTGGTAAGTGTTGGCAACTACAAGGCCCAGGATCAACAAGAGACATCTGCCCATGCTCTTAGATTCGAGGCCTATGAGCTACCTCCAGCAGCTTCACAGGCCAGTATTTCCCCAACTACTGACCTGGTTCCAGTTCCAGAACCAAGCTACTATAAGGAAGATCACCAAATGTCAAGATCCCAGCCATCAGGCGATTCTCTTTCTGGTGAATTTGGTCTCAAACTTCGTCTTGATGGAGTTCAGAAGAAATGGGGGAGACCAGCCTATTCCTCCTCATCTACGCCTTCAAGTTCAACATCTAGTCAACAAGCAACCAATGGAGGCGTTAGTTCTGAGGTGGGAGGGTCAACAAGTTCACAGGCTCGGGAATCCACATATGGTTCCAAGAGACAGCAGGCCACTGAAGTTTCAGCGGAAAAGCAACGGTTGGCTGCTTCACTCTTTGGTAAAGCTGATAGGAAGACCCAGGCTGGGCGAAAGACAGCAAAGGAGAGTTCCTCAACTGAGAAAGTAGCTACTGCTAATGCAACACCGCAGCCAGCCAAAGAGCAAGTAATCCCTTCTGCCCCACCACCTGATCTTCTGGATCTGGGAGAGCCAGTTTCATCAAGTCCTCCATTAGCTGATCCTTTCACACAGTTAGAAGGTCTTCTCGGACCAGCATCAGCCTCTCCTGTGGTTTCTGAAACCCCAGCTTCGAGCACTTCGAAAACACCAGATCTTATGTCAATCTTTTCGGATGATGTACAAACTGGAGTGACCAGTGGATCCACAGAACCATCACTCGGGGTAAATGTGGTCGCTGCAAAGAAGGGCCCTAGCCTTCAAGATGCCTTGCAGAAGGACGCAGCGGCCCGGCAAGTTGGTGTGACGCCGACAGGGAACAACCCTATTCTATTCAAGGACTTGTTAGGCTAG
- the LOC4324332 gene encoding uncharacterized protein, whose amino-acid sequence MDNSHEQPLPPGVGAWPPPPSIHPAKFQPNPQPYATPYGATPNNGSNHNAASYSAAAQPTMPFPNMDAGGAQSNQTAHEVSNHNDSAADIESAVQEAVLREQDIETQQVIQNQRQAKATIEPTQYGEDLLSNRRNPNALKEHLLKMTAEHRAEMANKRGKPLHADNGNVEIGNGYGVPGGGAYYAANMSSGQMNKPKDIADKAKGADDLPEFLRQRLRARGILKDEATNNRFTIKQNVDSPVGQIKAAQELPPGWVEAKDPTSGASYFYNQSTGTTQWDRPGAPLNTMQHQAPPSSSLPENWEEALDQSTGQKYYYNTNTQATQWEPPTAVNPGVAPHAPTNAAVEMAAQNTDIWNSQMQRCLGCGGWGVGLVQPWGYCNHCTRVQNLPFQQYPSYPNNTTHSSSNKNPGNVAAKDRSSAKPPFGKANRKDHRKRNRPEDDELDPMDPSSYSDAPRGGWVVGLKGVQPRAADTTAAGPLFQQRPYPSPGAVLRKNAEVASHGKKRGMAPITKRGDGSDGLGEAD is encoded by the exons ATGGATAACTCACACGAACAGCCATTACCCCCTGGTGTCGGggcatggccgccgccaccttccatTCATCCTGCAAAATTTCAACCTAATCCACAGCCTTATGCAACACCTTATGGCGCTACACCCAACAATGGCAGCAATCACAATGCAGCGAGCTACTCTGCTGCTGCACAACCCACCATGCCTTTCCCTAACATGGATGCTGGGGGTGCACAATCAAATCAGACAGCTCATGAAGTTTCCAACCATAATGATAGTGCAGCAGACATTGAATCTGCTGTCCAAGAGGCTGTTCTTCGTGAACAG GACATTGagactcagcaagtcatacaaAATCAAAG ACAAGCAAAAGCAACAATTGAGCCTACGCAGTATGGAGAAGACCTCCTTTCAAACCGCCGCAACCCTAATGCATTGAAG GAGCACTTACTAAAAATGACAGCCGAGCATCGTGCAGAGATGGCAAACAAAAGGGGGAAGCCGCTTCATGCAGATAATG GCAATGTTGAAATTGGCAATGGCTATGGTGTACCAGGAGGGGGTGCTTATTATGCTGCAAACATGTCAAGTGGTCAAATGA ATAAACCCAAGGATATAGCTGATAAAGCAAAAGGTGCCGATGATCTCCCTGAATTTTTGAGGCAGAGATTAAGAGCAAGGGGTATTCTTAAAGATGAGGCGACAAATAATAGATTCACGATTAAACAAAAT GTCGATTCTCCAGTAGGGCAGATAAAAGCTGCCCAAGAGTTGCCTCCTGGTTGG GTTGAAGCAAAAGATCCAACAAGTGGtgcttcttatttctataatcAGAGCACTGGAACGACCCAATGGGATCGCCCTGGTGCTCCTTTGAACACCATGCAACATCAAGCTCCTCCATCCTCGTCCTTGCCAGAGAATTGGGAGGAGGCACTTGATCAATCAACAG GCCAGAAATACTATTACAATACAAATACACAAGCAACACAGTGGGAGCCGCCTACTGCTGTGAACCCAGGTGTTGCGCCTCATGCTCCCACCAATGCTGCTGTTGAGATGGCTGCTCAAAATACAGATATTTGGAACTCTCAAATGCAGAGATGtttaggctgtggtggatgggGTGTAGGTCTTGTCCAGCCATGGGGTTATTGCAATCACTGCACAAG GGTTCAAAATCTTCCTTTTCAACAGTATCCATCCTACCCAAACAATACTACACACTCAAGCAGTAACAAAAATCCAGGGAATGTAGCAGCCAAGGACAG ATCAAGCGCAAAACCTCCATTTGGCAAAGCAAACAGAAAAGATCACCGCAAAAGAAATCGCCCTGAGGATGATGAGCTTGACCCGATGGACCCAAGCTCTTACTCAGATGCTCCACGGGGTGGCTG GGTTGTTGGCTTGAAGGGTGTGCAGCCACGGGCAGCAGATACTACTGCAGCT GGACCTTTATTCCAACAAAGACCATATCCGTCACCTGGTGCTGTGCTGAGAAAAAATGCAGAGGTTGCATCTCATGGCAAGAAACGTGGTATGGCTCCGATCACCAAAAGAGGGGATGGCAGTGACGGTCTCGGGGAGGCGGATTAG